In one window of Mobiluncus massiliensis DNA:
- a CDS encoding inorganic phosphate transporter, whose amino-acid sequence MDISLVLVVCVVIIAVAFDFTNGFHDAANAIATAISTRAWEPRTALAMAAAMNLVGSLLGTEVAKTIGSGIIDMSGYATAVSHAERAHGLLIILGGLIGAICWNIITWYFGLPSSSSHALIGGLAGAGLAAGVTVNWATITSHVLIPMVVSPLIGFTFAYVLMSLVMVSMKNLAYRRTMRKFRIGQKFSSAALALGHGLQDAQKTMGVIFIALVASGHVDLDDPIPLWVKFAAAMAIAAGTFVGGFRIMKTLGSRVIHVDPANGFVSETVAAGVLYFTAFIWHAPISTTHTVTTAIMGVGATRRLSAVRWGTAGNIVVAWVLTLPAAAAVAAVVYTLLEFLFRI is encoded by the coding sequence ATGGACATTTCTCTGGTACTGGTTGTTTGCGTCGTTATCATCGCAGTTGCTTTTGATTTCACCAATGGTTTTCACGATGCCGCCAACGCCATCGCCACCGCAATTTCCACGCGAGCTTGGGAACCGCGTACCGCCTTGGCTATGGCTGCGGCCATGAACCTGGTGGGATCTCTGCTGGGAACTGAAGTGGCAAAGACCATCGGGTCTGGAATCATTGATATGTCTGGATATGCCACGGCGGTTTCCCACGCTGAAAGAGCCCACGGCCTGTTGATTATTCTTGGTGGCTTGATTGGGGCCATTTGTTGGAACATCATCACCTGGTATTTCGGATTGCCTTCCTCGTCCTCTCACGCGCTGATTGGTGGCTTGGCGGGAGCGGGTTTAGCTGCGGGCGTCACAGTGAACTGGGCGACAATTACTTCTCACGTCTTGATTCCGATGGTGGTTTCCCCGCTCATCGGTTTCACGTTTGCATATGTGCTGATGAGCCTGGTCATGGTGTCTATGAAGAACCTGGCTTACCGCCGGACCATGCGTAAATTCCGGATTGGTCAAAAGTTTTCCTCCGCGGCTCTAGCCCTGGGTCACGGTTTGCAAGATGCCCAAAAGACCATGGGGGTCATTTTCATCGCTCTGGTAGCTTCCGGTCACGTCGACTTGGACGACCCCATTCCTCTGTGGGTCAAGTTCGCGGCGGCTATGGCCATTGCAGCCGGCACTTTCGTGGGCGGGTTTCGCATCATGAAAACCTTGGGTTCTCGCGTGATTCATGTCGATCCGGCTAATGGTTTTGTCTCCGAGACGGTTGCCGCGGGAGTGCTGTACTTCACGGCGTTTATTTGGCACGCTCCGATTTCCACCACTCATACCGTGACCACCGCCATCATGGGAGTGGGCGCGACCCGCAGGCTTTCCGCAGTGCGCTGGGGAACAGCCGGAAACATTGTGGTGGCCTGGGTTCTGACTCTCCCCGCCGCCGCCGCGGTAGCAGCCGTGGTCTACACCCTGTTGGAATTCCTGTTTCGGATTTAG